The genomic segment TCTGCTCGGGCAGGGCGAACAGCCCGGTGGTGCTGGCGCTGTCCAGCTGGTTGGCCAGGATGGTGAACCGTACCTGCGCGCTGGTGGCGTCGTCGGGCACTGGCAATTCCTCGAACGGCAGCGCGTACACCGTGTGGATGTAGCGATGCGCTGGGCCGGGCGGAGGGCAGGGGCCGCCATAGCCGGCATAGCCATGGTCGGTGACCCATTCGCGGACGCCCTCGGGCATCGAGGCACCTTCGGGGAGGCTGGTGACCTCGGCCGGGATGTCGACGGCCACCCAGTGCCACCACCCGGATCCGGTGGGGGCATCGGGATCGAAGATGGTCACGGCAAAGCTCTTGGTGCCTTCCGGTGCATCCGTCCAGGCCAGCGCGGGGCTGATGTTCTGGCCCCCTGCGCCCTCCTCCGCGTACATCAGGTCGATCCTCTCGCCGTCGGCGAATGACGTGCTGGCGAGTTCCATGGGGCTCCTCCTGTGTGGTCATGCGGGCGGGTCGATGATTCGAGCCTAGTTCGCCTGCCAAGACCCGTCGAGGGGGCGGTCCATCCTGCTTGGCTGCCGTTTCCTGTGGGTGCTCTCAGGAAGGAGGGTGCCTTGTGGGCGAGGGGAAAGTGCCCGCACGGACGCCAAATATGACCGAATGCTGGACCTTTGTCCCGTTTCTTGGCATCCCACGGGCCGTGCGACAGTACCAACATGGACAACAAGTTTCTTTCGGTCACCACGGCCGTCGCGCTGAGCGGTGCCATCACCCTCGGCTCGGTGCCGCAGGCCCAGGCCGCAACCGTCGGCTACGTGCGCAAGGTCACCGCTCTGGGTGACTCCTACCCGGCCGGGTCCATGGGCAACGAGGGCAACTCCTACGTCGAGCGCTACGGCCGCCGCACCGGACAGCGGCCCCTGAACCATGCTCGTGGGGGATGGCGCACCACCGACGTGCTCTACATGTTCGCCAACTCCCCGGTGACCCTGCGCAATGTGCGCGACACTCGGACCGTCATCATCACGATCGGCGCCAATGACATTGCCGGGAGCTACCGGAACCCCAGCGGTGCCGCGAATTCCGTCGCCGCCTACCAGCCAGCCCTGGACAAGATGCGCGGCAACCTGAACAAGGTGCTGTGGCACGTCTCGAAGGCGCGCGGCGGGGCCAATGGCCGTGTGGTCGTCACCACCTACAACAACATCTACACCGATGGCAGCCACCTCACGGCGAAGGGATCCTCCTACGCCCGGGGGGCCGAGAACCTCACCCGCGCCGTCAACAGCATCATCCTGAGCAGCTGTGCCCGGTACAAGATGGCCTGCGTCGACGTGTACCCGGCCTTCAATGTCTCCTCGGTGGACAGCCTGGTCAACTACGACGGCACGCACCCCAGCTCCAAGGGCCACCAGCTCTACGCGGACAAGATCTACGCCCGCGTGCGCTGAGGCGCCCCTCGACAGGCTCGGCGACCGGGAACTCGGTGACCGGGCCTGTCGAGGTCAGTCGATCCGGCTGAATCCCAGCACGTGCAGCACCAGCTCGCCGGCCTCGTCGCAGGCGTCCAGGTCGATCGAGGCCTGCAGCTGCCAGTCGTGGTCGTGGTCCGGGTCATCGATGATCTGCGCGACCCGCCAGGTCCTGGGCTGCCCCTTGCCGCCGAACTCCTCGATGCGCAGCATCTTCGGGCCGCGGGCGTCACCGTCCAGGCCCATGTCTTCGTGCTGGTCCCAGTACTGGCCCAGCGCCTCATCCCAGGCACCGGAATCCATCGCGTTGTCCGGGTCCCGGGCATCCAGCTCGGCCAACTCGTCAACCTTGTCGTAGGCCATCAACTCCACGTGGCGCCACATGGCATTGCGCACCAGCACCTTGAAGGCGCGGGCATTGCCGGTGACCGGGTGGCGCTTCTCGGCGGGGTGCGTGAGCGCCTTCAACCGGTCCTCCGGGTCCGCGTCGGGATCGGTGAGCGCCTCCCACTCGTCGAGCAGCGACGAGTCGGTGAGGCGGATCACCTCGCCCAGCCACTCCACCAGATCCGTCAGTTCCTCGGTGACGAAGCGCTCCGGCACGCTCTGCCGCAGGGCCCGGTAGGCATCGGACAGGTAGCGCAGCAGCAGGCCCTCGCTGCGTTGGATCTTGTAGTGCGCGACGTACTCGCCGAAGGTCATCGCCCGTTCGAACATGTCGCGCACGATGCTCTTGGGGCTCAGCTGGTTCTCCGTGATCCACGGGTGGGTGGGGCGGTAGGACTCGTAGGCGTGGTCCAGCAGCTCGGCCAGCGGCTTGGGCCACTCGACCTCCTCCAGCGCCTCCATCCGCTCCTCGTAGTCATAGCCGTCGGCCTTCATCTCGGCGACGGCCTCGCCACGGGCCTTGTACTGCTGCTGGATCAGCACGAACATCGGGTCCTCCAGCGTCGCCTCGATGATGCTCACCAGGTCCAGCACGTAGTCCGCGGAGTCGGGGTCCAGGAGTTCGAAGGCGGCCATCGCGAAGGCGCTCAGCGGCTGGTTCAGCGCGAAATTGTCCTGCAGGCTGTCCGCCAGCTCGTAACGGCGCCCCGACGGCTCCGGCGGATCCAGCCGGGTCACCACATCGGCCTGGATCAGGGAACGTCCCAGGGCGACGGCGCGGCGCTTCAGCTGCTTCTGGGTGCGCTCGTCCTTCACGGACTCCTCCACCAGGTGCACAACGGCCTGGGCCGTGTCCTGGTCGCGCTCGACGAGGTTCAGCAGCATGGCATTGGTGATCTTCATCCGGGCATGCAGCGTCTCCGGCACCGAGTCGATGAGCTTCTGGAAGCCCTCCTCGGTGTAGTTGATGAAGCCCTCCGGTGGCTTCTTGCGCTGCACCTTGCGCTGCTTCTTCACGTCGTCACCGGCCCTTGCCAGGTTCCGGGTGTTCTCCACGACGTGCTCGGGGGCCTGTGCGACGACGTAGCCGACGGTGTCGAAGCCGGCGCGCCCGGCCCGGCCGGCGATCTGGTGGAATTCGCGGCTGCGCAGGGTGCGCATCCGTCGTCCGTCGAACTTGGTCAGGGCGGTGAACAGGACGGTGCGGATCGGCACGTTGATCCCTACGCCAAGGGTGTCGGTGCCGCAGATCACCTTGAGCAGTCCCTGCTGGGCAAGGGTTTCCACCAGCCGTCGGTAGCGGGGGAGCATGCCGGCGTGGTGCACGCCGATGCCGGCCTTGACCAGCTTCTCCAGGGTCTTGCCGAAGCCGCCGGCGAAGCGGAAGTGGCCCATCGCCTCCACGATCCGGTGCCGGTCCTCGGTGCTGACCAGCTTCACGCTGAGCAGGGCCTGCGCCCGCTCCAGGGCGGCGGCCTGCGTCGAGTGCACGATGTAGACCGGCGCCTCGCCGTCGCGCACGATCTCCTCGACGGTCTCGTGGATGGGCGTCAGCGCCCAGCGGTAGACCAGCGGGACCGGCCGCACGGCGTCGGAGATCACCGCGGTCTCCCGGCCGCTGCGACGCGTCAGGTCGCGGCTCAGGTCCGTCACGTCGCCCAGCGTCGCGCTCATCAGGATCTGCTGCGCCTGCGGCAGCTCGGTGACGCCCACCTGCCAGGCCCAGCCGCGGTCGGGATCCGCGACGAAGTGGTACTCGTCCATCACCACCTGGGTGACGTCGGCGGTGCGGCCCTCGCGCAGGGCGATGTTGGCCAGGATCTCCGCCGTGCAGCAGATGATCGGTGCGTCCGCGTTCACCGAGGCGTCACCGGTGACCATGCCCACATTGGTGGCGCCGAAGACCTCGCACAGCGCGAAGAACTTCTCGCTCACCAGGGCCTTGATGGGCGCGGTGTAGAAACTGACCCCGTTGGTGGCCAAGGCGTGGAAGTGCGCTGCCAGGGCAATCAGGCTCTTGCCGGAGCCCGTCGGCGTCATCACGATGGCGTTGTTGCCGCTCAGGATCTCCAGGATCGCCTCCTCCTGGTGCGGGTAGAGCGTGATGCCGGTGGACGTCGCCCACGTGGTGAAGGCTTCGTAGATGGCGTCGGGGCCCGGGTTCGAGCCCAGGGTGGGCAACTGGTCGATGAGGCGCATGGTGGTCCCATCCTTCCACGCCCGACGGGTAGCCTTCGGGCCATGGGCCAGACCAGCTTCGCCGTCGCCTTCCTGGGCGGACTCGCCGCACTGTTCAGTCCGTGTGCTGCCATGCTGCTGCCCAGCTTCTTCGCCTTCGCCTTCACCCGCACGGGGACCATGGTGGGCCGCCTGTTGCTCTTCCTCGTCGGGCTGTTGGCCGCGATGGTCCCCCTGGGCCTGGCCGCGGGTTCCCTGGGGCAGGCGCTGCTGGCGGACACCGCGACCATGCTCCGCATCGGGGCGGTCCTGCTGCTGGTCCTCGGGCTGGTGACGGCCGCCGGTCTGAGCCTGCCGATGCCCGGACTGTCCCGCTCCGGCCGCGGGAACCCCGCCACACCCCTGGCGATCCTCGCCCTGGGCGCCAGTTACGGGCTGGCCAGCGGGTGCACCGGCCCCATCCTGGGATCGGTGCTCACTCTCGCAGCGATGGGTGGCAGCCCGGTGCTGGCCGGCGCGATGATGGCGGTCTACGCACTGGGCATGGCTCTTCCCCTGGTGCTTGTCAGCCTGTTGTGGGAGCGCCTGCGGCTGGGGGAGCGGAACTGGTTCAAGCCACGCCCCGTCACCCTCGGTCCGGTGCACACCACGCTGACCCAGCTTGTCAGCGGGATCGTCTTTGCCGCCCTGGGCCTCTTCCTGCTGGTCACCGGCGGTCAGGCCGGTGGCCTGCTGGATGCCACCACCCAGTACCGCTTGGAGAACCGGCTGGCCGCATGGGGACGGGCCGTGGGCAACATTCCGGTCCTGGTGCTGGTGGTGCTGCTGGTTGGTGGCCTGACCTGGCTGTGGCTGGCCGAACGCGAACGTGCGGCAAGATGAAGCCATGAGCACGCAGAGCCCGGATTCGCACACCCCGCTTCCGTCCCGGATGACCGACGGCAGGCTCGTCGCAACGCTGCCGGACCGGGCGATGCCGTCGCTGGTGGCCGCCGTGGAGGTGATGGTGCAGGAGGGTGTCGACGTCGTCAGCCTTCCCGTGGCGCAGGCAGAGCAGGTGGCCCGGCTGCGGGGCATCTTCGGCCCGCGGGCCTGTTTCGGCATCCATGACGTCGACGACGACGGCCAGCTGCGCGAGGCATTGGAGGCCGGTGCCGAGTTCGTGTCCCTGAGTGGCCCGGACCAGGAGCTGCTGGACCACTGTCACCAGGCGGGCATCCCGGCCCTCGTCGCGGCACTGACTCCCACGGAGATCCGGGGCGCGTGGCGGATGGGGCCCGCTGCGGTGGTGGTGGTCCCGGCAGAGGTGATGGGATCCGGCTATCCGGAGGCCGTGCTGCCGTTGGCTCCGGGCGCGGTGGTGACGGCACGCGGTGGGCTGGGCGCCTATGCCGCCCGGCGCTGGGCCGAGGCCGGGGCCGTGGCCCTGTGGCTCGACGAGGCACTGATCGGTGACGCCTTCAGGGGCGGGCCGCTCGGCAGTCTGCGGGAGCGTTGCCAGACCTTCCGGGCCGCCGTCGACGAGCCGCGGGACTGACCCTTCGACGAGTGCCTACTTCTTGCCGCCGTTGGACTCGATCACCTGGGCGAAGACCTCCGCCGGCTGGGCGCCGGACAGGGGTGTGGTGTTGACCACGAAGAAGGGGGTTCCACTGATTCCCAGGCTGCGGGCCTCGGTGTTGTCCTTGGCGACGGCCTCGCGGACGGCGGCGCTCTTGGAGTCCTTGGTGAACTTGGCGAGGTCCGGGACGCCGGCCTTCTTCGCGAAGGCCTGCAGGTCGGTGTCCTTGATCTCGGGGTGACCGTTGGTGGGCGCCGCTTGGTGCACTGCGTCGTAGAACTCCCAGTACTTGCCCTGCAGGCCGGCAGCCCGGGCCGCCAGGGACGCGTTCAGGGACTGGTCCCCGAAGAGCACCAGGTCACGGTGCTCGATGCGCAGGCTGCCGTTGTCGATGTAGGGCTGCAACTTCGGCCTGGTCTCGCGGGACCACACGGAGCAGAAGGGGCACCGGTAGTCCGACCACTCGATCATCACCACGGGTGCATCGACCCCACCCTGGGCGGTCGGGTCATTCGCGTCGCGTCGAGGCAGCTTCTTCATGGCCGCGACGGCCTCCGGGTTCTGCGACGGGGGCGCGACGCTGGCGGCCGGAGCGCTCGTGGCGCCCGCGGGCTGGGCGGAGGCCTGTGTACGCAGCCGCTTCAACTCGCTGCTCTGTGCCCCCAACATCGCCCCGAGGCCGAGGCACAGCGCGGTCAGCATCGCGACCAGTACCCACGGCAATTTCGGGGAGCCAGTGGAGGGCGCCGACGCGCTGCTGCCGTGCTGCCAGCCGGAACCGGCGGTGCTGCCGTCGGACGTCGTGGCGACGCCGTGCTGGCGGTCCTGGGGCGGCTGGGGTGCGGAGTGGCTGGCCATGACGCCCACCCTATCTGGGGGCTCCTTCGATGAACCGGTCAAAGGTCTCGTCCTCACGTTCCCGCAGGCTGGAGCTCGCCGCGCCGAGCCCGACCAGGGCACCCGTCCCGGCCAGGCCGGCGAGCCCGATCAGCAGCCCCCGTGGCAAGGGCGTGCGCTGGGCGGCGGGCAGCCGGTGGTCGGACGCCGGGAGGGGTGTGGGGGTGGGTGTGGGGGTTGGGTCAGCGGCCAGGGCGGTCGGTGCGAGACCGAGCAGCATGAGGGTCAGCAGGCCCACGGTGGCCAGGATGCGGTGGAAACCGTGGAAGGAGGCCTGGGTCATCGTCGTCGTGCTCCTGGGGTCGAGGCCGAGAGGTGTGGGTCAACCCTAGGCATCCGCCGGTCAAAGTCGCGGACGGCCGCGCCACGATGCAACACTGGATCGACTTCAGCTGTCGGCGCGGGGGCGTCGGGCGGATCGTGGCGTGCTTGGGAAGGCGTGGGCGGCCGGGCCAGGGCTGGGGTTGAACGTGGAGGATTCGGGGAATGACCAGGATGGCGCTGGCGGAACGCCGCCAGAAGTTGATCGAGGCGGCCCTGGCCGTGATCGGCCAGCAGGGCGTGTCTGCTGCAACCACGCGTGCGATCGCGTCGGAGGCCGAGATGCCGCTGGCCAGCTTCCATTACGCCTTCGAGTCCCATCAGGCCCTGATGTCCGAGGCCATGGAGGTGCTGGACAGGCTGGAACGGGAGCACTGTGAGGGGCTGGTCATCTCCGGGGCGACGCTCCCCGAGATGGTCACGGGCATGCTCGAGAACCACCTGGATGACCTCGTGGAGCGGCGTTCCGCCTACCTGAGCCGGTGGGAGTTGGCGGACCACGCCCTGCGCACTGACGCCATGCAGGAACGGCCGGCACAGTGGCGTCAACGCCGTCGCGAGCTCGTCGCCGGCAAGGTGGCGGCGCACCTGGCGTCCCACCCGGAGCTTGGAGGCCACGACGCGCGCGCCGTCACCGAGGCCATGTTGGTGATGTGCGACGGGATCGAGGCCCGCTACCTGGTCACGGCAGACGAGGCCGGGACTCGGCAGGCGATTGCGGCGTTGGCTTCGACCTTCACCCGCTGACGCGCTGGTGCGGCGGGGTGCGGGCGCGCCCCCTGGTGGCCGGTCGCTGAGAGCGTTTGGCTAATTCCTAAGAATTTCCTTACAGTTGTCTCAGGAATTGCCCAGCCACCAGTGAGGACAGATCGACGTGAGCGACCCGCGCCATGCCCAGCTCGACAGCGATGCCAACGCTACCGAGACGGATCCCGTGGTCGATGAACGCGTCGTCGAACAGGCCGAGCCCCTGGCTGTGACCGACGAGCTGCACTTCGAGGCCGAGCCCTTCTCCCTGCGTCGGGCTCTGGCGCCCCTGGCCCTGGTCGCCGGGCTCGCCGTCGCGGCCGGAGGCGCTGTGCTGCTGCCCAGCTCCGCGAACGAGGACGTGGTGGAGACCGCCACCACCACCATCACGAGCACCGAGTCGCCCGCGGCGGACGCCAAGGCGATCAGCCGCTCCACGGCGCGCCCGGCCGTTGCGACGCCGAAGCCGAGCGCATCCGTGCGTGCCAGCAGCCCCGCAGCCCGGCCCAGCACTCCCGCAGCCTCCGTCACGCCGACGAAGAAGGCCACGCCCAGCCGCACCGCGACACCCAGCGTGAGGCCTTCCGTCACCCCGTCCCGGTCGGCCAGTGCAAGCCCCTCGCCCACGACGACGGTCCCGGCGCTGGGGAAGATCACCGGGACCCGGTATGCCACCGCCACCGTCAATGTGCGTCAGGCGCCCGATCTCGAGGCCGACCGCATCGGCAGCCTGGTCGAGGGCGACGCGGTCAAGGTGACGGCGCTGCGTCAGGACGGGTGGCGTCAGGTCTCCCTCGACGGCAGGGCGGGATGGGTGCGTGCGGACTACCTGAGCCTCGCCAAGCCGAAGTCCACCGTGCGGGCCGCGACCTCCGAGGGAGCGGGGAGCTCCACCAAGAGGACCACTTCCGGCAAGCCGCAGAGCACGCAGTCCCCGAGGTCGCAGTCCTCGAGCAACCCGACCCAGAACAGGCAGACCTCCGGCGCGACGCGTCAGAGCGGCAGCGGCACGCGGAGCGGTACCTGTGCCTCGGATGCCGTGGAGTCA from the Luteococcus japonicus genome contains:
- a CDS encoding TetR/AcrR family transcriptional regulator encodes the protein MTRMALAERRQKLIEAALAVIGQQGVSAATTRAIASEAEMPLASFHYAFESHQALMSEAMEVLDRLEREHCEGLVISGATLPEMVTGMLENHLDDLVERRSAYLSRWELADHALRTDAMQERPAQWRQRRRELVAGKVAAHLASHPELGGHDARAVTEAMLVMCDGIEARYLVTADEAGTRQAIAALASTFTR
- a CDS encoding DsbA family protein, which translates into the protein MASHSAPQPPQDRQHGVATTSDGSTAGSGWQHGSSASAPSTGSPKLPWVLVAMLTALCLGLGAMLGAQSSELKRLRTQASAQPAGATSAPAASVAPPSQNPEAVAAMKKLPRRDANDPTAQGGVDAPVVMIEWSDYRCPFCSVWSRETRPKLQPYIDNGSLRIEHRDLVLFGDQSLNASLAARAAGLQGKYWEFYDAVHQAAPTNGHPEIKDTDLQAFAKKAGVPDLAKFTKDSKSAAVREAVAKDNTEARSLGISGTPFFVVNTTPLSGAQPAEVFAQVIESNGGKK
- a CDS encoding YbhB/YbcL family Raf kinase inhibitor-like protein, which encodes MELASTSFADGERIDLMYAEEGAGGQNISPALAWTDAPEGTKSFAVTIFDPDAPTGSGWWHWVAVDIPAEVTSLPEGASMPEGVREWVTDHGYAGYGGPCPPPGPAHRYIHTVYALPFEELPVPDDATSAQVRFTILANQLDSASTTGLFALPEQNSQDSPA
- a CDS encoding cytochrome c biogenesis CcdA family protein, which produces MGQTSFAVAFLGGLAALFSPCAAMLLPSFFAFAFTRTGTMVGRLLLFLVGLLAAMVPLGLAAGSLGQALLADTATMLRIGAVLLLVLGLVTAAGLSLPMPGLSRSGRGNPATPLAILALGASYGLASGCTGPILGSVLTLAAMGGSPVLAGAMMAVYALGMALPLVLVSLLWERLRLGERNWFKPRPVTLGPVHTTLTQLVSGIVFAALGLFLLVTGGQAGGLLDATTQYRLENRLAAWGRAVGNIPVLVLVVLLVGGLTWLWLAERERAAR
- a CDS encoding DEAD/DEAH box helicase, translating into MRLIDQLPTLGSNPGPDAIYEAFTTWATSTGITLYPHQEEAILEILSGNNAIVMTPTGSGKSLIALAAHFHALATNGVSFYTAPIKALVSEKFFALCEVFGATNVGMVTGDASVNADAPIICCTAEILANIALREGRTADVTQVVMDEYHFVADPDRGWAWQVGVTELPQAQQILMSATLGDVTDLSRDLTRRSGRETAVISDAVRPVPLVYRWALTPIHETVEEIVRDGEAPVYIVHSTQAAALERAQALLSVKLVSTEDRHRIVEAMGHFRFAGGFGKTLEKLVKAGIGVHHAGMLPRYRRLVETLAQQGLLKVICGTDTLGVGINVPIRTVLFTALTKFDGRRMRTLRSREFHQIAGRAGRAGFDTVGYVVAQAPEHVVENTRNLARAGDDVKKQRKVQRKKPPEGFINYTEEGFQKLIDSVPETLHARMKITNAMLLNLVERDQDTAQAVVHLVEESVKDERTQKQLKRRAVALGRSLIQADVVTRLDPPEPSGRRYELADSLQDNFALNQPLSAFAMAAFELLDPDSADYVLDLVSIIEATLEDPMFVLIQQQYKARGEAVAEMKADGYDYEERMEALEEVEWPKPLAELLDHAYESYRPTHPWITENQLSPKSIVRDMFERAMTFGEYVAHYKIQRSEGLLLRYLSDAYRALRQSVPERFVTEELTDLVEWLGEVIRLTDSSLLDEWEALTDPDADPEDRLKALTHPAEKRHPVTGNARAFKVLVRNAMWRHVELMAYDKVDELAELDARDPDNAMDSGAWDEALGQYWDQHEDMGLDGDARGPKMLRIEEFGGKGQPRTWRVAQIIDDPDHDHDWQLQASIDLDACDEAGELVLHVLGFSRID
- a CDS encoding aldolase gives rise to the protein MSTQSPDSHTPLPSRMTDGRLVATLPDRAMPSLVAAVEVMVQEGVDVVSLPVAQAEQVARLRGIFGPRACFGIHDVDDDGQLREALEAGAEFVSLSGPDQELLDHCHQAGIPALVAALTPTEIRGAWRMGPAAVVVVPAEVMGSGYPEAVLPLAPGAVVTARGGLGAYAARRWAEAGAVALWLDEALIGDAFRGGPLGSLRERCQTFRAAVDEPRD
- a CDS encoding SH3 domain-containing protein, translated to MSDPRHAQLDSDANATETDPVVDERVVEQAEPLAVTDELHFEAEPFSLRRALAPLALVAGLAVAAGGAVLLPSSANEDVVETATTTITSTESPAADAKAISRSTARPAVATPKPSASVRASSPAARPSTPAASVTPTKKATPSRTATPSVRPSVTPSRSASASPSPTTTVPALGKITGTRYATATVNVRQAPDLEADRIGSLVEGDAVKVTALRQDGWRQVSLDGRAGWVRADYLSLAKPKSTVRAATSEGAGSSTKRTTSGKPQSTQSPRSQSSSNPTQNRQTSGATRQSGSGTRSGTCASDAVESGLTANAVNVHRAVCGSFPSITNFGGARGSDDAHGSGRALDIMVSGETGWQVARWARANASSLGITEVIYSQQIWTTQRSSEGWRSMSDRGSATANHYDHVHVTVR
- a CDS encoding SGNH/GDSL hydrolase family protein, with the translated sequence MDNKFLSVTTAVALSGAITLGSVPQAQAATVGYVRKVTALGDSYPAGSMGNEGNSYVERYGRRTGQRPLNHARGGWRTTDVLYMFANSPVTLRNVRDTRTVIITIGANDIAGSYRNPSGAANSVAAYQPALDKMRGNLNKVLWHVSKARGGANGRVVVTTYNNIYTDGSHLTAKGSSYARGAENLTRAVNSIILSSCARYKMACVDVYPAFNVSSVDSLVNYDGTHPSSKGHQLYADKIYARVR